TACTATCATCGGAGACAATGTCCGTATTTATCAGGGGGTCACCCTTGGAGCCAAAAGCTTCCCAAAAGGCGATGACGAACGTTTAATCAAAGGCCTGCCGAGGCATCCCATTGTTGAGGACGATGTTATTATATATGCGGGATCAACCATTCTTGGCCGTGTTACCATCGGCAAAGGCGCGGTCATTGGTGGCAACGTCTGGATCACACGAGATGTCCCTGCAGGCGCACAAGTCGTTCAATCCAGAGCCACACAGCAGAGCTTTGAAAACGGCGGCGGCATCTGATCAATTGAATATAGTAACGTAGAAAGGGGAAGGACAGCATACTGTCCTTCCCCTTTCTCACTTGTATCAAATCACTTATTTTTCCAAATCTCTGATCATGACAGCCAAACTCTCTCCCGAAGGAGTTTTCGCGTTCGGGTCAATAGACAGGATTTCCTTCCACATCTTGATGGCTGACGCCTTGTCATTAAGATCATACATATAAACAATACCCATATTAAAACGGGATGTCAGGTGCTTGGAGTCCAGGGCCGCCGCATTGCCGAATGCTTCCACAGCTTTCTGATATTGTTTCGTTCGCCTGAACATGACGCCCAGATCAGACCAGACATTGACCTCCATGGGGGCCAGTTCCAAAGCTCGTTCATAGGCAGTTATAGCCTGTGCGGCCAAATTATGGTCAAAACAGAAATTGCCAAGTTCGATCCACTTCGCCGCATTGGTGGGGTCATCAGCAGCTGCCTTTTCAAGATTTGCCAATGCAAC
The genomic region above belongs to uncultured Pseudodesulfovibrio sp. and contains:
- a CDS encoding tetratricopeptide repeat protein — encoded protein: MGVHKKNREMEDLKSNYVKKSSAIFLAVVALLVGAFIGNSVTSLYMGQQQARTGASVPQQQDSDESHQANPVALANLEKAAADDPTNAAKWIELGNFCFDHNLAAQAITAYERALELAPMEVNVWSDLGVMFRRTKQYQKAVEAFGNAAALDSKHLTSRFNMGIVYMYDLNDKASAIKMWKEILSIDPNAKTPSGESLAVMIRDLEK